From the Hymenobacter yonginensis genome, one window contains:
- a CDS encoding peptidylprolyl isomerase: MKTAEIHTNKGVMKVEFYEKDAPKTVKNFTDLAQQGFYDGLKFHRVIPNFVIQGGCPNSRDGAKGMAGTGGPGYKIDCELTGDHQYHERGALSMAHAGRNTGGSQFFIVHDRQNTAHLDRNHTVFGKVVEGLDVIDQIQANDEIQKIVVSEQA, translated from the coding sequence ATGAAGACTGCCGAAATCCACACCAACAAGGGCGTGATGAAAGTGGAGTTCTACGAAAAAGATGCTCCCAAAACCGTGAAGAACTTCACCGACCTGGCCCAGCAGGGCTTCTACGACGGCCTGAAGTTTCACCGCGTCATCCCCAACTTCGTGATTCAGGGCGGCTGCCCCAACTCGCGCGATGGTGCCAAAGGCATGGCCGGCACCGGCGGCCCCGGCTACAAAATCGACTGCGAGCTGACCGGCGACCACCAATACCACGAGCGCGGCGCCCTGAGCATGGCCCACGCCGGCCGCAACACCGGTGGCAGCCAGTTCTTCATCGTACACGACCGCCAGAACACTGCCCACCTCGACCGCAACCACACCGTGTTCGGCAAAGTGGTAGAAGGCCTCGACGTGATTGACCAGATTCAGGCCAACGACGAGATTCAGAAAATCGTGGTAAGCGAGCAGGCCTAG
- a CDS encoding fasciclin domain-containing protein, which translates to MKKNLRTASLSVLSAGLLSFALASCGDNKTTETTTATDMATTVDSTAMMTDSARMAKPEGVMVDGVAMTPDKNIVQNAVQASSVTTLVKAVQAAGLDGTLSGPGPFTVFAPTNAAFDKLPKGALDGLLKPESKDKLKGVLTYHVIAGRLLAQDLKDGQKLTTVNGQQLTVSVKDGKVMISNGKDAPVNVATADVISSNGVTHVIDGVLLPTAE; encoded by the coding sequence ATGAAAAAGAATCTGCGCACCGCTTCCCTGAGTGTTCTGTCGGCTGGTCTGCTCTCGTTTGCTTTGGCAAGCTGCGGCGACAACAAAACCACCGAAACCACCACCGCGACCGACATGGCTACCACCGTCGACTCCACGGCGATGATGACCGACTCGGCCCGCATGGCGAAGCCTGAAGGCGTGATGGTAGACGGCGTGGCCATGACGCCCGATAAGAACATCGTGCAGAATGCCGTGCAGGCCAGCAGCGTAACTACGCTGGTGAAGGCCGTGCAGGCCGCTGGCCTCGATGGCACGCTCAGCGGCCCCGGTCCGTTCACGGTGTTTGCCCCCACCAACGCCGCCTTCGATAAGCTGCCCAAAGGTGCGCTCGACGGTCTGCTGAAGCCCGAAAGCAAAGACAAGCTGAAAGGTGTGCTCACCTACCACGTAATTGCCGGCCGCCTGCTGGCCCAGGATCTGAAAGATGGCCAGAAACTGACCACCGTTAATGGTCAGCAGTTGACGGTATCGGTGAAAGACGGCAAGGTGATGATCAGCAACGGCAAAGACGCTCCGGTAAACGTGGCTACGGCCGACGTCATCTCCAGCAACGGCGTGACGCACGTTATCGACGGCGTGCTGCTGCCCACGGCGGAGTAA
- a CDS encoding NAD(P)-dependent oxidoreductase produces MTQHNIAFLGLGNMGEAMAKNLLKAGHRLTVYNRTASKAADLEKLGATVAATPAAAVADAAFVFSMVTDDAALLELCLGPDGLVAALPAGAVHASCSTVAPDTNRRLAEAHAQHGSTLVATPVFGKPDVATAAKLWLAASGEADARQRLAPLLEALGQGVHDFGDDPGAASTVKLCGNFMLGAAIEAMAEAFTLAQKSGLARQQVYEFFTSTLFNTPIYKGYGKLVAERHYQPVGAAPAIIRKDMRLVLDESRTHLVPMPFANILHDHLSTTVAKGEQGDWAGFAERITDGAGL; encoded by the coding sequence TTGACACAGCATAACATAGCCTTCCTCGGCCTGGGAAATATGGGCGAGGCCATGGCAAAAAACCTCCTGAAAGCCGGGCACCGCCTCACCGTGTATAACCGCACGGCCAGCAAAGCCGCCGACCTCGAAAAGCTGGGCGCCACCGTGGCCGCCACCCCCGCCGCCGCCGTTGCCGACGCGGCCTTCGTGTTTTCCATGGTCACGGATGACGCCGCCCTGCTGGAGCTGTGCCTGGGGCCCGATGGGCTTGTTGCCGCCCTGCCCGCCGGGGCCGTGCACGCCTCCTGCAGCACCGTGGCCCCCGACACCAATCGCCGCTTAGCCGAAGCTCACGCCCAGCACGGCAGCACCCTGGTAGCCACGCCCGTCTTTGGCAAGCCCGACGTGGCGACCGCGGCCAAACTCTGGCTGGCCGCCTCCGGCGAAGCCGACGCCCGCCAACGACTCGCGCCGCTGCTTGAGGCCCTCGGCCAGGGTGTCCACGATTTCGGCGACGACCCCGGCGCGGCCAGCACCGTGAAGCTCTGCGGCAACTTCATGCTGGGGGCCGCCATCGAGGCCATGGCCGAAGCCTTCACGCTGGCCCAGAAAAGCGGCCTCGCCCGGCAGCAGGTGTACGAGTTCTTCACCTCTACCCTCTTCAACACGCCCATCTACAAAGGCTACGGCAAGCTGGTGGCCGAGCGCCACTACCAGCCCGTAGGCGCGGCCCCGGCCATCATCCGCAAGGACATGCGCCTGGTACTGGATGAGTCGCGCACGCACCTGGTGCCTATGCCCTTCGCCAATATCCTTCACGACCACCTTTCCACCACCGTAGCCAAAGGCGAGCAGGGCGACTGGGCCGGATTTGCCGAGCGCATCACCGACGGCGCCGGGCTGTAA
- the rsgA gene encoding ribosome small subunit-dependent GTPase A, whose translation MTGTVVKSTGSWYVVRETGTGQLHRCRLRGKFKIKGLKVSNPLAVGDEVAFTVEEQTEGAGVIHHIEPRRNYIIRRSVHKTEHAHIVAANLDQAMLVVTLVSPATSFGFIDRFLVTAEAYRVPVTLLFNKTDLYDDDLADYQEQILDMYQRIGYPGMRCSAHTGEGVAEIDAQLNGKTTLLSGHSGVGKSTLINALVPDLDLKTAEISEFSDKGVHTTTFAEMLEVRPGTFLIDTPGIKELGLVDMKAGELAHYFPEMRALLNQCRYHNCQHLHEPGCAVREAVDKGRIALPRYDSYVSMQQADDNRK comes from the coding sequence ATGACCGGAACCGTTGTAAAATCCACAGGCTCGTGGTATGTGGTGCGCGAAACCGGCACGGGGCAGCTGCACCGCTGCCGGCTGCGGGGCAAATTCAAGATCAAAGGCCTGAAGGTGAGCAACCCGCTGGCCGTGGGCGACGAGGTGGCCTTCACGGTGGAAGAGCAGACCGAAGGCGCTGGCGTAATTCACCACATCGAGCCGCGCCGCAACTACATCATCCGGCGCTCGGTGCACAAAACCGAGCACGCCCACATCGTCGCCGCCAACCTCGACCAAGCCATGCTGGTGGTCACGCTGGTTTCGCCGGCTACCTCGTTCGGCTTCATCGACCGGTTTCTGGTGACGGCCGAGGCCTACCGGGTTCCGGTAACGCTGCTTTTCAACAAAACCGACCTTTACGACGATGACCTCGCCGACTACCAAGAGCAGATTCTAGACATGTACCAGCGCATCGGCTACCCGGGCATGCGCTGCTCGGCCCACACCGGCGAAGGCGTGGCGGAAATCGACGCCCAGCTCAACGGCAAAACCACCCTGCTTTCCGGCCACTCCGGCGTGGGCAAAAGCACGCTTATCAATGCACTGGTGCCCGACCTGGACCTAAAAACCGCCGAAATCAGCGAGTTTTCCGACAAGGGCGTGCACACTACCACTTTTGCTGAGATGCTGGAAGTGCGCCCCGGCACCTTCCTCATCGACACGCCCGGCATCAAGGAACTGGGCCTCGTGGACATGAAAGCCGGCGAGTTGGCCCACTACTTTCCCGAAATGCGCGCCCTGCTCAACCAGTGCCGCTACCACAACTGCCAGCACCTACACGAGCCCGGCTGCGCCGTACGCGAAGCCGTCGACAAAGGCCGCATTGCCCTCCCCCGCTACGACAGCTATGTAAGCATGCAGCAAGCCGACGACAATCGGAAATAG
- a CDS encoding 3-deoxy-D-manno-octulosonic acid transferase translates to MPFLYSIVLRLYAWLLQLVAPFVPKAAQWVQGRQGLLPRIQAALQAETAPLAWFHCASLGEFEQGRPLMEAYAARFPGHKIVLTFFSPSGYEVRKNWPGAHYIFYLPLDTAANARTFLDAVQPQLAVFVKYEFWYFFLAELQRRHITTICVSAIFRPDQLFFQPWGGFFRKILGCFTHIFTQNQTSAALLHGAGIGQASVAGDTRFDTVVRTAAATPRPLPLVDAFTDDWVPVFIIGSSWPEDLPALTPLLRQYAAQLRFIVAPHEISETTLRLVEDVLPGQVVRYSRAEPATVAQARVLLIDNVGLLSQLYRFGHFAYVGGAFGKGLHNTLEAAAFGLPLFFGPTYHKFQEAEDLVDLGCAFPVNSADELLRAFGPLFHQEEARLKVQDLSLDYVHDHSGATNKIMRWLDQSN, encoded by the coding sequence TTGCCTTTTCTCTATTCCATTGTCCTGCGCCTGTATGCGTGGCTGCTGCAGCTGGTAGCGCCTTTTGTGCCCAAAGCGGCGCAATGGGTGCAGGGCCGGCAGGGGCTGCTGCCCCGGATTCAGGCCGCCCTGCAGGCCGAAACTGCGCCGCTGGCCTGGTTTCACTGCGCCTCGCTGGGCGAGTTTGAGCAGGGCCGCCCCCTGATGGAGGCCTACGCCGCCCGCTTCCCCGGCCACAAAATCGTGCTGACGTTCTTTTCGCCCTCCGGCTACGAGGTGCGCAAAAACTGGCCCGGCGCCCACTACATCTTCTACCTGCCACTGGATACGGCTGCCAACGCCCGCACCTTCCTGGATGCGGTACAGCCGCAGCTGGCCGTATTCGTGAAGTACGAGTTCTGGTATTTCTTTCTGGCCGAGCTGCAGCGGCGGCACATCACTACCATCTGCGTGTCTGCCATCTTCCGGCCCGACCAGCTGTTTTTCCAGCCCTGGGGCGGCTTCTTCCGGAAAATCCTGGGCTGCTTCACCCACATCTTCACCCAGAACCAAACCTCGGCCGCCCTGCTGCACGGTGCCGGTATCGGGCAGGCCAGCGTGGCCGGCGACACCCGCTTCGACACGGTGGTGCGCACCGCTGCCGCCACGCCCCGCCCGCTGCCCCTCGTAGACGCCTTCACCGACGACTGGGTGCCCGTGTTCATCATCGGCAGCAGCTGGCCCGAAGACCTGCCGGCCCTCACGCCGCTCCTGCGCCAGTACGCCGCGCAGCTCCGCTTCATCGTAGCGCCCCACGAAATCAGTGAAACCACGCTTCGGCTGGTGGAGGACGTGCTGCCCGGCCAAGTGGTGCGCTACTCCCGCGCCGAGCCCGCCACCGTGGCCCAGGCCCGGGTACTGCTCATCGACAACGTGGGGCTGCTCAGCCAGCTGTACCGGTTTGGGCATTTTGCCTACGTGGGCGGGGCTTTCGGCAAAGGCCTGCACAACACGCTGGAGGCCGCTGCCTTTGGCCTACCGCTGTTTTTCGGCCCTACTTACCACAAGTTTCAGGAAGCTGAAGACTTGGTAGACCTGGGCTGCGCCTTCCCGGTAAATTCGGCAGACGAGCTGCTGCGCGCCTTCGGGCCGCTGTTTCACCAGGAAGAAGCCCGCCTGAAAGTGCAGGACCTCAGCCTCGACTACGTACACGACCACAGCGGCGCCACCAACAAAATCATGCGCTGGCTCGACCAGAGTAACTGA
- a CDS encoding peroxiredoxin: protein MAVLVGKRAPSFKATAVIDGEFEEDFSLDRYLGKKHVIFYFYPADFTFVCPTEIIAFQDRLADFEAKGVAIVGCSTDTHFSHFAWLQTPRDNGGIEGVKYPLVADATKTIAANYDVLGGHYDYNEAGEMTFVGSPLAYRGLFLIDKDGIVRHQVVNDGPLGRSIDEAMRMVDALQYFEVKGEVCPANWEEGKEAMSATREGVANYLGKQANH from the coding sequence ATGGCAGTTCTCGTAGGCAAGCGTGCCCCTTCTTTCAAAGCTACCGCTGTAATTGACGGCGAATTCGAAGAGGATTTCTCCCTCGACCGTTACCTGGGCAAGAAGCACGTCATCTTCTACTTCTACCCCGCCGACTTCACGTTCGTTTGCCCCACCGAAATTATTGCTTTCCAGGATCGTCTTGCCGACTTTGAGGCCAAGGGCGTGGCCATTGTAGGCTGCTCGACGGATACGCACTTCTCTCACTTTGCCTGGCTGCAGACGCCGCGCGACAACGGCGGCATCGAAGGCGTGAAATACCCGCTGGTGGCCGACGCCACCAAAACCATTGCGGCCAACTACGACGTGCTCGGCGGCCACTACGACTACAACGAGGCCGGCGAAATGACCTTCGTGGGCTCGCCCCTGGCCTACCGCGGCCTGTTCCTGATTGACAAGGACGGCATCGTGCGCCACCAGGTAGTAAACGACGGCCCCCTCGGCCGCAGCATCGACGAAGCCATGCGCATGGTGGACGCGCTGCAGTATTTCGAGGTGAAAGGCGAAGTTTGCCCCGCCAACTGGGAAGAAGGCAAAGAGGCTATGTCGGCCACCCGCGAAGGTGTTGCCAACTACCTCGGCAAGCAGGCCAACCACTAG
- a CDS encoding Fur family transcriptional regulator, with the protein MTFHPEHTPPTPGQLRDRLAKAGLRATRQRLTILECLLQLPGHPTAEQVHRQVLQQVPNLSLGTVYKALDSFVEAGLTRRVASAEGASRRYDADCSAHHHLICSDTQEILDFHDPQLDALLQEFFAQRNMPGFQAHTFSLHITGEKVAR; encoded by the coding sequence GTGACCTTTCATCCTGAACATACGCCGCCCACGCCGGGCCAACTGCGCGACCGACTGGCCAAGGCCGGCCTGCGGGCTACCCGGCAGCGCCTGACCATTCTGGAGTGCCTGCTGCAGCTGCCGGGCCACCCCACGGCCGAGCAGGTGCATCGGCAGGTGCTGCAGCAGGTGCCCAACCTGTCGCTGGGCACCGTGTACAAGGCCCTCGACTCGTTTGTGGAAGCCGGTCTCACACGCCGCGTAGCATCGGCCGAAGGCGCCTCGCGCCGCTACGACGCCGACTGCTCGGCGCATCACCACCTGATCTGCTCCGACACGCAGGAAATCCTGGATTTCCACGACCCGCAGCTGGATGCCCTGCTGCAGGAGTTTTTTGCGCAGCGCAACATGCCCGGCTTTCAGGCCCACACCTTTTCCCTGCACATCACCGGCGAGAAAGTAGCCCGCTAG
- a CDS encoding aspartate kinase: MQESSQLKVYKFGGASVKDAAAIRNLGRIVQEYGAGAPLLIVVSAMGKTTNALEELFQLAYSGQDFTAPLARLREFHAGVAAELGVADEAAPADSAAPLLATLFEQLGDRMATLLPGDYDRQYDQIVSFGELLATCIVARALHAQWLDCRSLIRTDHTWREGRVDWPTTERHLLAALPDLLARGPVVTQGFVGGTSSGQTTTLGREGSDYTAAIFAYCLQAESVTIWKDVAGLLNADPKFFRDTVRYPEISYQETIEMAYYGASVIHPKTIKPLAVRRIPLLVKSFLDPSAEGTRIHDCRHGLLAPAFIRKDGQCLVSFESKDLTFISEENLEVIFGALAQVRLKIHLMQNSAISFSVCTDFSAYRLEKLLALLRDQFTIHYNTGLELYTIKNYDAASIQRLTEGRELLLEQRTRQTFQVVCRGQV, encoded by the coding sequence ATGCAGGAATCCTCTCAGTTGAAAGTCTACAAGTTTGGCGGCGCCTCGGTGAAAGACGCCGCCGCCATCCGCAACCTCGGCCGCATTGTGCAGGAATACGGGGCCGGCGCGCCGCTGCTGATTGTGGTGTCGGCGATGGGCAAAACCACCAACGCGCTGGAGGAACTGTTTCAGCTGGCTTATAGCGGCCAGGATTTTACCGCCCCACTGGCCCGCCTGCGCGAGTTTCATGCGGGCGTAGCCGCGGAACTGGGTGTAGCCGACGAGGCAGCACCGGCCGACAGCGCCGCGCCGCTGCTGGCCACACTGTTCGAGCAGCTCGGCGACCGGATGGCCACCCTCCTTCCCGGCGATTACGACCGGCAGTACGACCAGATTGTGAGCTTCGGGGAACTGCTGGCGACGTGCATTGTGGCCCGCGCCCTGCATGCCCAGTGGCTGGACTGCCGCTCCTTGATTCGCACGGACCACACCTGGCGCGAGGGCCGCGTAGACTGGCCCACCACCGAGCGCCACCTGCTGGCCGCGCTGCCCGACCTGCTGGCCCGCGGCCCCGTCGTGACCCAGGGTTTCGTGGGCGGCACGTCCAGCGGCCAGACCACCACGCTGGGCCGGGAGGGCTCCGACTACACAGCCGCCATCTTCGCCTACTGCCTGCAGGCCGAGTCGGTGACGATCTGGAAGGACGTGGCGGGCTTACTGAACGCCGACCCCAAGTTTTTCCGGGATACGGTGCGCTACCCCGAAATCAGCTATCAGGAAACCATCGAAATGGCGTACTACGGCGCCAGCGTCATTCATCCCAAAACCATCAAGCCGCTGGCCGTGCGCCGGATTCCGCTGCTGGTGAAGTCGTTTCTGGACCCCAGCGCTGAGGGCACCCGCATCCACGACTGCCGCCACGGCTTATTGGCGCCGGCTTTTATCCGCAAGGACGGGCAGTGCTTGGTGTCGTTTGAGAGCAAGGACCTCACGTTTATCTCCGAGGAGAATCTGGAGGTGATTTTCGGGGCATTGGCGCAGGTGCGGCTCAAGATTCATCTGATGCAGAACTCGGCCATCAGCTTTTCGGTGTGCACGGATTTCTCGGCTTACCGCCTCGAAAAGCTACTGGCGCTGCTGCGCGACCAGTTCACTATCCATTACAACACGGGGCTGGAGCTCTACACCATCAAAAACTACGATGCGGCCAGCATCCAGCGCCTCACCGAGGGGCGCGAGCTGCTGCTGGAGCAACGCACCCGCCAGACCTTTCAGGTAGTCTGTCGCGGGCAGGTTTAG
- the fbp gene encoding class 1 fructose-bisphosphatase has product MNQHDKLALPVGTTLDRFIMRKQEDFPYATGELSQLLRDIALAAKIVNREINRSGLIDIAGAYGNRNVQGEDQQKLDVIANIRFIRALRNGGEVCTIISEEDEEVIQTGNVQGKYIVAIDPLDGSSNIDVNVSIGTIFSIYRRVSPTGAEGTMADCLQSGTHQVAAGYVIYGSSTMMVYTTGNGVNGFTYEPSLGEFFLSHPNIQSPKSGNVYSVNEGSSVSFSPGMAAYVAYCKEQGYSARYIGSLVADFHRNLLKGGIYIYPSTQKSPKGKLRLMYECNPLAFIVEQAGGKASNGYMRTMEIEPLDMHDRCPLFIGSVDLVSQAEEFMARELAQAE; this is encoded by the coding sequence ATGAATCAACACGACAAGCTGGCGCTGCCCGTAGGCACTACTCTGGACCGTTTCATCATGCGCAAGCAGGAGGATTTCCCTTATGCCACCGGCGAGCTGAGCCAGTTGCTGCGCGATATTGCCCTGGCCGCCAAAATCGTGAATCGCGAAATCAACCGCTCCGGCCTCATCGATATTGCCGGCGCGTACGGCAACCGCAACGTGCAGGGCGAAGACCAGCAGAAGCTCGACGTCATTGCCAACATCCGCTTCATCCGGGCGCTGCGCAACGGCGGCGAGGTGTGCACCATCATCAGCGAGGAAGACGAGGAAGTCATCCAGACCGGCAACGTGCAGGGCAAGTACATCGTGGCCATCGACCCGCTCGACGGCTCCAGCAACATCGATGTAAACGTGTCCATCGGGACCATCTTCAGCATCTACCGGCGCGTATCGCCCACCGGCGCCGAAGGCACGATGGCCGACTGCCTGCAGAGCGGCACCCACCAGGTAGCGGCCGGCTATGTAATCTACGGCTCCAGCACCATGATGGTGTACACCACTGGCAACGGCGTCAACGGCTTCACCTACGAGCCCAGCCTAGGCGAGTTCTTCCTCTCGCACCCCAACATTCAGTCGCCGAAATCCGGCAACGTGTACTCCGTAAACGAGGGCAGCTCGGTTTCCTTCTCGCCCGGCATGGCCGCCTACGTGGCGTATTGTAAGGAGCAGGGCTACTCGGCCCGCTACATCGGCTCATTGGTAGCCGACTTCCACCGCAACCTGCTCAAGGGCGGTATCTACATTTATCCGTCCACCCAGAAGTCGCCGAAGGGCAAGCTGCGCCTCATGTACGAGTGCAACCCGCTGGCGTTTATCGTGGAGCAGGCCGGCGGCAAAGCCAGCAACGGCTACATGCGCACCATGGAAATCGAGCCCCTGGATATGCACGACCGGTGTCCACTGTTCATTGGCTCTGTAGACTTGGTGAGCCAGGCTGAAGAGTTTATGGCCCGCGAGCTGGCTCAGGCAGAGTAG
- a CDS encoding DUF5606 family protein, with protein sequence MPYDLKEIAAISGMPGLYRLVKPTRAGVIVEALNEQATRSVASARNKVSLLQEISIYTQDYDQTVPLTEVFDRIYQKHGSSLALTHKSDDRDLTAFMGEIIPDYDRDRVYMSDIKKLVQWYHVVSSRLEYQEAAEEATEAAAAETEAPAAAPAKKAAKKADDEATEEKPKAKKKAAEPAEEAEKAPKKSAKKKD encoded by the coding sequence ATGCCCTACGACCTGAAGGAGATTGCCGCTATCAGCGGAATGCCCGGTCTGTACCGCCTCGTGAAGCCAACCCGCGCTGGCGTAATCGTGGAAGCCCTCAATGAGCAGGCAACCCGCTCCGTGGCCTCGGCCCGCAACAAGGTGTCGTTGCTGCAGGAGATTTCCATTTACACCCAGGACTACGACCAGACGGTACCGCTGACGGAAGTTTTCGACCGGATTTACCAAAAGCACGGCAGCAGCCTGGCCCTCACCCACAAGTCGGATGACCGGGACCTGACGGCGTTCATGGGCGAAATCATCCCCGACTACGACCGGGACCGGGTGTACATGTCCGACATCAAGAAGCTGGTGCAGTGGTACCACGTGGTAAGCAGCCGCCTGGAGTACCAGGAGGCCGCTGAAGAAGCTACCGAAGCTGCCGCCGCTGAAACCGAAGCCCCCGCTGCAGCGCCTGCTAAGAAAGCAGCCAAGAAAGCCGACGACGAGGCTACGGAAGAAAAGCCGAAAGCCAAGAAGAAAGCCGCTGAGCCCGCTGAGGAAGCAGAAAAGGCGCCCAAGAAAAGCGCCAAGAAGAAAGACTAG
- a CDS encoding energy transducer TonB, translating into MKKLSFALALGLLACSVPALAQKTKVKVKTDGPAPETVAPEAEPAAAAPAHQVGNVGKTIPVAEYYEGGQDALYAFIEKEKKYPILARRNRIQGTCIVSFTLTTNGTLEGIKLVKNIGGGCGEEALRVVRLLQFKKPDYAVLTSLPIVFKLPAPGQAAATE; encoded by the coding sequence ATGAAAAAACTTTCCTTCGCGCTGGCCCTGGGCCTGCTGGCCTGCTCGGTGCCGGCGTTGGCGCAGAAAACCAAAGTAAAGGTCAAGACTGACGGGCCGGCGCCGGAAACGGTAGCGCCTGAAGCCGAGCCAGCCGCGGCAGCTCCGGCGCATCAGGTAGGCAACGTGGGCAAAACCATTCCGGTAGCCGAGTACTACGAGGGTGGCCAGGATGCCCTGTATGCTTTTATTGAAAAGGAAAAGAAGTACCCGATTCTGGCCCGCCGCAACCGGATCCAGGGCACTTGTATCGTGAGCTTCACGCTCACAACCAACGGAACCTTGGAAGGCATCAAGCTCGTAAAGAATATCGGGGGTGGCTGCGGCGAGGAGGCGCTTCGTGTGGTGCGCCTGCTCCAGTTCAAGAAGCCCGACTACGCAGTGCTGACCAGCCTGCCGATTGTATTTAAGCTGCCAGCCCCCGGCCAAGCCGCCGCAACTGAGTAA
- the yihA gene encoding ribosome biogenesis GTP-binding protein YihA/YsxC — MQIRDASFLMSNTRVDQCPPPTLPEYAFIGRSNVGKSSLINMLMERKGLAKTSSLPGKTQLINHFLVNKEWYLVDLPGYGYAKVSKDSRVKWGRMINFYLRQRENLSCVFVLIDSRHTAQAVDLEFMEMLGTEGIPFVMVFTKADKQSGSRTHQNVTEYMRKMSESWDEVPRHFITSAEERTGRDEVLAFIEDVNRQMAQTEEIV, encoded by the coding sequence ATGCAAATTCGTGACGCTTCTTTCTTAATGAGCAATACGCGGGTAGACCAATGTCCGCCGCCCACGCTCCCTGAGTATGCCTTTATCGGGCGCTCCAACGTGGGCAAATCTTCGCTTATTAATATGCTGATGGAGCGCAAAGGGCTGGCCAAAACGTCTTCCCTGCCGGGCAAGACCCAGCTCATCAACCATTTTCTGGTTAACAAAGAGTGGTATCTGGTTGACTTACCGGGCTATGGCTATGCCAAGGTCAGCAAGGACAGCCGCGTGAAGTGGGGCCGCATGATTAATTTCTATCTGCGCCAGCGAGAAAACCTATCCTGCGTGTTTGTGCTGATTGATTCCCGCCATACGGCCCAAGCCGTCGACCTGGAGTTCATGGAAATGCTCGGCACCGAAGGCATTCCGTTTGTGATGGTCTTCACCAAAGCCGACAAACAATCCGGGAGCCGCACGCATCAGAACGTGACGGAATACATGCGCAAGATGAGCGAGTCGTGGGATGAGGTGCCGCGCCATTTTATTACGTCGGCGGAGGAGAGAACGGGCCGCGACGAGGTGCTGGCCTTCATTGAAGACGTGAACCGGCAGATGGCCCAAACGGAGGAGATTGTGTAG